One Streptomyces sp. NBC_01217 genomic region harbors:
- a CDS encoding FecCD family ABC transporter permease, with product MSAAAPRRPRRALATAAAVAALLVAILLSLAVGARSIPPSEVIDALLHGGHSDAAEVIRNMRVPRTLIGLMVGAALALAGTVLQGITRNPIADPGILGISQGASVGVVLAIAYAGVHTLTGYVWFGFAGAAIASVAVYAIASSGRGGATPVKLALGGAAINALLVSVTMAVLTTKASALDEFRFWQVGSIAGREADVAQQIWPFVLIGTVLVLSVARGLDALALGEDVAKGLGQKVATVRIVGGVGATVLTGVGVAAAGPIAFIGLAVPHIARAIVGGDHRWVLPMAALIGPVMLLVSDVIGRIVFPPSEVPAGVMTALIGVPFLVTLVRRKAVPA from the coding sequence ATGTCAGCCGCCGCACCACGCCGCCCCAGACGCGCACTCGCGACGGCGGCGGCCGTCGCGGCGCTGCTGGTGGCGATACTTCTCAGCCTCGCCGTGGGGGCCCGCTCCATACCCCCGTCCGAGGTGATCGACGCCCTGCTGCACGGCGGGCACTCCGACGCCGCCGAAGTCATCCGGAACATGCGGGTGCCGCGCACCCTGATCGGGCTGATGGTCGGCGCGGCACTGGCCCTCGCGGGCACGGTGCTCCAGGGCATCACCCGTAACCCCATCGCCGACCCCGGCATCCTCGGCATCAGCCAGGGCGCCTCGGTGGGTGTGGTGCTGGCCATCGCGTACGCCGGAGTCCACACCCTGACGGGGTACGTGTGGTTCGGGTTCGCGGGGGCGGCGATCGCCTCCGTCGCCGTGTACGCGATCGCATCGAGCGGGCGCGGGGGCGCCACCCCCGTGAAGCTCGCCCTCGGCGGCGCGGCGATCAACGCGCTGCTGGTGTCGGTGACGATGGCGGTGCTGACGACCAAGGCGTCCGCGCTGGACGAGTTCCGCTTCTGGCAGGTCGGCTCGATCGCCGGGCGCGAGGCCGATGTGGCCCAGCAGATCTGGCCGTTCGTGCTGATCGGGACCGTGCTCGTACTGTCCGTCGCCCGCGGGCTCGACGCGCTGGCGCTCGGCGAGGACGTGGCGAAGGGGCTCGGACAGAAGGTCGCGACGGTACGGATCGTCGGCGGCGTCGGGGCCACCGTGCTGACCGGTGTCGGCGTAGCAGCGGCCGGGCCGATCGCGTTCATCGGGCTCGCCGTCCCGCACATCGCCCGCGCGATCGTCGGCGGCGACCACCGCTGGGTGCTGCCGATGGCGGCGCTGATCGGGCCCGTCATGCTGCTGGTCTCCGATGTCATCGGCCGCATCGTCTTCCCGCCGAGCGAGGTCCCGGCGGGCGTGATGACGGCGCTGATCGGGGTTCCCTTCCTGGTCACCCTGGTACGCCGGAAGGCGGTGCCCGCATGA
- a CDS encoding DUF3027 domain-containing protein, with translation MSAATTRSRTARTPVPDRLCAEAVDLARAAAEEAAAPGVVGEHVGLVSEGDRVVTHFFECKEPGYRGWRWAVTVARASRAKNVTLDETVLLPGSDALLAPEWVPWSERLRPGDMGPGDLLPTEADDIRLEPGYSGEDEPAPNSAVSEVSGELADLVDAEDAELTTRPAATSRGSIEAVAEELGMRRARVLSRYGLHTAADRWDEAFGAKTPMAQAAPASCVTCAFLVPLAGSLKQAFGVCANEFGPADGHVVSLSYGCGGHSEAAVMPKPPKPAPHALDTMQVDEYPLRPARDSGSVPAEPDGPTEDLGHS, from the coding sequence GTGAGTGCTGCGACGACGCGAAGCCGTACGGCCCGTACCCCTGTCCCGGACCGTCTGTGCGCCGAGGCGGTAGACCTCGCACGCGCGGCGGCCGAGGAGGCAGCCGCGCCGGGGGTCGTCGGTGAGCATGTGGGCCTGGTCTCCGAGGGGGACCGGGTCGTCACGCACTTCTTCGAGTGCAAGGAGCCGGGGTACCGGGGCTGGCGCTGGGCGGTGACCGTCGCGCGGGCGTCCCGCGCGAAGAACGTCACCCTCGACGAGACGGTGCTGCTGCCCGGCAGCGATGCGCTCCTCGCCCCGGAGTGGGTGCCGTGGAGCGAGCGGCTGCGGCCCGGGGACATGGGGCCGGGCGATCTGCTGCCCACCGAGGCGGACGACATCCGCCTGGAGCCCGGCTACTCCGGCGAGGACGAGCCGGCGCCGAACTCCGCGGTTTCCGAGGTGTCCGGGGAGCTGGCCGACCTCGTCGACGCGGAGGACGCTGAGCTGACGACGCGCCCCGCGGCGACGAGCCGGGGCTCGATCGAGGCGGTCGCGGAGGAGCTCGGCATGCGCCGGGCGCGGGTGCTGTCGCGGTACGGGCTGCATACGGCGGCCGACCGGTGGGACGAGGCGTTCGGCGCGAAGACGCCGATGGCCCAGGCGGCTCCGGCGTCGTGCGTCACGTGTGCGTTCCTGGTGCCGCTGGCGGGGTCGCTGAAGCAGGCGTTCGGGGTGTGCGCGAACGAGTTCGGTCCTGCGGACGGGCATGTGGTGTCGCTGTCGTACGGGTGCGGTGGGCATTCGGAGGCGGCGGTGATGCCGAAGCCGCCGAAGCCGGCGCCGCATGCGCTGGACACGATGCAGGTGGATGAGTATCCGTTGCGCCCGGCGCGGGATTCCGGGTCGGTTCCGGCGGAGCCGGACGGTCCTACCGAGGATCTCGGCCACTCCTGA
- a CDS encoding HAD family hydrolase, with protein MDPMPAHSLTVGFDLDMTLIDSRPGIKAAYLALSAETGTPIDADLVVSRLGPPVDHELRNWFPADAVAATADRYREIYPTHAIVPSPALPGARESIAAIRERGGRVIVVTAKNGPSAELHLAHLGIESDAVIGGLWAEAKGVALREHGADVYVGDHTGDVRGARTAGALSVAVTTGPCDAEELRAAGADVVLSTLTEFPSWLNGYVQAKSSPSGV; from the coding sequence ATGGATCCCATGCCTGCGCACTCACTGACGGTCGGCTTCGACCTCGACATGACGCTCATCGACTCCCGGCCCGGTATCAAGGCCGCCTACCTGGCACTTTCCGCCGAGACGGGCACGCCGATCGACGCGGATCTGGTGGTGAGCAGGCTCGGGCCACCGGTCGACCACGAGCTGCGGAACTGGTTTCCGGCCGATGCGGTGGCCGCGACCGCCGACCGCTACCGGGAGATCTATCCCACACACGCCATCGTGCCGAGCCCGGCACTGCCGGGTGCGCGGGAGTCGATCGCGGCGATCCGTGAGCGGGGCGGCCGGGTGATCGTCGTCACCGCGAAGAACGGGCCGAGCGCGGAGCTCCACCTGGCGCACCTCGGGATCGAGTCCGACGCGGTGATCGGCGGCCTGTGGGCGGAGGCGAAGGGGGTGGCGCTGCGGGAGCACGGGGCGGATGTGTACGTGGGCGACCACACCGGCGACGTACGCGGCGCCCGCACGGCCGGGGCGCTGTCGGTGGCGGTCACCACGGGACCGTGCGACGCGGAGGAGCTGCGGGCGGCGGGGGCGGATGTCGTCCTGTCGACGCTGACGGAGTTCCCGTCGTGGCTGAACGGGTACGTGCAGGCAAAATCGAGCCCGTCCGGCGTCTGA
- a CDS encoding 1,4-dihydroxy-6-naphthoate synthase codes for MTDTTGNQSRPLDIAFSPCPNDTFVFDAWAHGRVPGAPALDVTFADIDITNKMAERGELDVLKVSYAVLPWVLDEYALLPCGGALGRGCGPLVLTKEAGTDLTGKTVAVPSERSTAYLLFRLWAAEVVPDGVGEIVVMPFDEIMPAVRDGKVDAGLVIHEARFTYQNYGLHNLADMGRHWEETTGLPIPLGAIIAKRSLGADTLKLLAESVRTSVRMAWDDPEASRPYVLEHAQEMDPAVADQHIGLYVNEFTADLGEDGYAAIRGLLTRAAAEGLVPPLGPDALSFV; via the coding sequence ATGACCGACACAACTGGTAACCAGTCGCGCCCGTTGGACATCGCTTTCTCGCCCTGCCCGAACGACACGTTCGTCTTCGACGCCTGGGCGCACGGAAGGGTCCCCGGCGCGCCCGCCCTCGATGTCACCTTCGCCGACATCGACATCACCAACAAAATGGCCGAGCGCGGCGAACTCGACGTACTCAAGGTCTCGTACGCGGTGCTGCCCTGGGTGCTGGACGAGTACGCGCTGCTGCCGTGCGGCGGGGCGCTGGGACGGGGCTGCGGACCGCTCGTCCTCACGAAGGAGGCGGGCACGGACCTGACGGGGAAGACCGTCGCCGTGCCGAGCGAGCGCTCGACCGCGTATCTGCTGTTCCGGCTCTGGGCGGCGGAAGTCGTGCCGGACGGGGTCGGCGAGATCGTCGTCATGCCGTTCGACGAGATCATGCCCGCCGTGCGCGACGGGAAGGTGGACGCCGGTCTCGTCATCCACGAGGCCCGTTTCACGTACCAGAACTACGGGCTGCACAACCTCGCCGACATGGGCCGGCACTGGGAGGAGACGACCGGGCTGCCCATCCCGCTCGGCGCGATCATCGCCAAGCGCTCGCTGGGAGCGGACACGCTGAAGCTGCTCGCCGAGTCGGTGCGCACCTCGGTACGGATGGCCTGGGACGACCCGGAGGCGTCACGGCCCTACGTCCTGGAGCACGCGCAGGAGATGGACCCGGCCGTGGCGGACCAGCACATCGGGCTGTACGTCAACGAGTTCACCGCCGACCTCGGCGAGGACGGTTACGCGGCGATCCGCGGACTGCTGACCCGCGCGGCGGCCGAGGGGCTGGTACCGCCCCTCGGCCCCGACGCACTGTCGTTCGTCTGA
- a CDS encoding MFS transporter — protein sequence MTSVRSHKDSGPLRRTGRTIGHALHTPFTGTAKGIRKATHAHGAGESGLGKLIELHAVNGAGDVMITIALASTVFFSVPTDEARGRVALYLAVTMAPFTLLAPVIGPLLDHLPHGRRAAMAAAMLARAVLALTMSGAVATGGLELYPAALGVLVCSKAYGVVRSAVVPRLLPPRFSLVKANSRVTLAGLLATGVAAPIGAGLHTIGSPWPLYGACVIFIGGTVLAFTLPHKVDSAKGERKAHLVTPHGVTTPRPETKRNGKAGGRTNGKTKARERNGEKRPGLRSVGPSVLNGLQANTAHRALSGFLIFFLAFLLREHPLAGQSAAVSLGIVGVAAGVGNALGTAVGSWLRARGPEVIVASVLALALGVAVLAALFFSTVMVAALSATAGFTQALSKLSLDAMIQRDVPEEVRTSAFARSETVLQMAWVVGGGIGIALPLNGVLGMSVAAGILALGAATSVRGLLSAARRGSPHPRVA from the coding sequence GTGACTTCCGTCAGGTCGCACAAGGATTCCGGCCCGCTCCGCAGGACGGGCCGGACGATCGGTCATGCCCTCCACACCCCGTTCACCGGCACCGCGAAAGGCATCCGGAAGGCGACGCACGCCCACGGCGCCGGGGAATCCGGGCTCGGCAAGCTGATCGAACTGCACGCGGTGAACGGCGCGGGCGATGTGATGATCACGATCGCGCTCGCCTCGACGGTGTTCTTCTCCGTGCCGACGGACGAGGCCCGCGGCCGCGTCGCCCTCTACCTCGCCGTCACCATGGCGCCTTTCACCCTCCTCGCACCCGTGATCGGCCCGCTCCTGGACCATCTTCCGCACGGCCGCCGCGCCGCGATGGCCGCTGCGATGCTGGCCCGTGCGGTGCTGGCGCTCACCATGTCGGGCGCGGTCGCCACCGGCGGCCTGGAGCTGTATCCGGCCGCGCTGGGCGTCCTGGTCTGCTCGAAGGCGTACGGAGTCGTACGCAGCGCGGTCGTACCGCGCCTGCTGCCACCCCGCTTCTCCCTGGTGAAGGCGAATTCCCGGGTCACCCTGGCCGGGCTCCTGGCGACCGGTGTGGCCGCCCCGATCGGGGCGGGGCTGCACACCATCGGGTCCCCCTGGCCGCTGTACGGCGCGTGCGTGATCTTCATCGGGGGGACCGTCCTCGCCTTCACGCTGCCGCACAAGGTCGACTCCGCGAAGGGCGAGCGGAAGGCCCACCTGGTGACGCCGCACGGCGTGACGACCCCCCGCCCGGAGACAAAGCGGAACGGGAAAGCCGGCGGAAGGACGAACGGGAAGACGAAGGCCCGCGAGCGGAACGGTGAGAAGCGGCCGGGGCTGCGGTCCGTGGGGCCGTCCGTGCTGAACGGCCTCCAGGCCAACACCGCGCACCGCGCGCTCTCCGGCTTCCTCATCTTCTTCCTGGCGTTCCTGCTGCGCGAGCATCCGCTCGCCGGGCAGAGCGCCGCCGTCTCGCTCGGCATCGTCGGAGTGGCGGCCGGTGTCGGCAACGCGCTCGGCACGGCGGTCGGCTCCTGGCTGCGGGCCCGCGGCCCCGAGGTGATCGTCGCCTCGGTGCTGGCCCTGGCCCTGGGCGTCGCCGTGCTCGCCGCGCTCTTCTTCAGCACCGTCATGGTCGCCGCGCTCAGCGCGACCGCCGGTTTCACCCAGGCCCTGTCGAAGCTCTCGCTGGACGCGATGATCCAGCGCGACGTGCCCGAAGAGGTACGGACATCCGCGTTCGCCCGGTCCGAGACCGTGCTCCAGATGGCCTGGGTGGTCGGCGGCGGCATCGGTATCGCCCTCCCCCTCAACGGCGTACTGGGCATGTCGGTCGCCGCGGGCATCCTCGCGCTGGGTGCCGCCACGTCCGTACGGGGGCTGCTGAGCGCCGCGCGGCGCGGCTCGCCGCACCCCCGCGTGGCGTGA
- a CDS encoding DUF2771 domain-containing protein: MTVAFFSGKGRRIGVALGAVSAGLLVLSACDKPTPLATVTVGGNSVSTEAACYNDGEPLKTSEIQGCLNKKAEKSVKVAMDDKVRFGVDPEIADNGWTLFINGQQAEQEPYKRTYRSIPGSAFFSSQTGETTDKTQISIVETKGKKLTGIWHFELKKTS, from the coding sequence ATGACCGTTGCGTTCTTCTCCGGTAAGGGCCGCCGAATCGGCGTCGCTCTTGGTGCCGTGTCCGCGGGACTCCTTGTCCTCTCCGCCTGCGACAAGCCGACGCCGCTCGCGACCGTAACGGTCGGCGGCAACTCGGTGAGCACCGAGGCGGCCTGCTACAACGACGGCGAGCCCCTCAAGACGTCCGAGATCCAGGGCTGCCTCAACAAGAAGGCGGAGAAGTCCGTCAAGGTCGCGATGGACGACAAGGTCCGCTTCGGCGTCGACCCGGAGATCGCGGACAACGGCTGGACGCTGTTCATCAACGGTCAGCAGGCCGAGCAGGAGCCGTACAAGAGGACCTACCGGTCCATCCCGGGCAGCGCCTTCTTCTCCAGCCAGACCGGCGAGACCACGGACAAGACGCAGATCAGCATCGTGGAGACCAAGGGCAAGAAGCTCACGGGCATCTGGCACTTCGAGCTGAAGAAGACCTCCTGA
- a CDS encoding futalosine hydrolase — translation MRVLVVTAVPAERDAVTRAFGEVSGPAGHEVPGSQVHRVACNSGFAVVDVLAGGVGPAAAAAATAFALASAPGPYDLVISAGIGGGFAPQAPVGSLVVASGIVAADLGAETPEGFVPVTGLGFGRERFTPPPAQVADVATATGALTAEILTVSTVTGSAARTAALLSAHPRAAAEAMEGFGVAEAAERTAVPVLELRAISNAVGPRDRDGWRIGEALAALTGAFGKIVPVLEGWTHHDRHNW, via the coding sequence GTGCGTGTGCTCGTCGTGACCGCTGTCCCAGCAGAACGGGACGCGGTCACGCGTGCTTTCGGGGAGGTGTCCGGTCCCGCCGGGCACGAGGTGCCCGGTTCGCAGGTCCACCGCGTGGCCTGCAACAGTGGCTTCGCCGTGGTCGACGTCCTCGCGGGCGGCGTGGGACCGGCCGCGGCGGCGGCCGCCACCGCATTCGCCCTCGCCTCCGCCCCCGGACCGTACGACCTGGTCATCTCTGCCGGGATCGGCGGCGGGTTCGCGCCCCAAGCCCCGGTCGGCTCGCTCGTCGTCGCGAGCGGCATCGTCGCGGCCGATCTGGGCGCCGAGACCCCCGAGGGCTTCGTGCCCGTCACCGGTCTGGGCTTCGGGCGCGAGCGGTTCACGCCACCGCCCGCGCAGGTGGCGGACGTGGCCACCGCGACCGGTGCGCTCACCGCCGAGATCCTCACCGTCTCCACGGTGACCGGCAGCGCCGCGCGCACCGCCGCCCTGCTCTCCGCGCACCCGCGGGCGGCCGCCGAGGCCATGGAGGGCTTCGGCGTCGCCGAGGCCGCCGAGCGCACGGCCGTACCGGTGCTGGAACTGCGGGCCATCTCGAACGCCGTCGGCCCGCGCGACCGGGACGGCTGGCGCATCGGCGAGGCGCTGGCCGCGCTCACCGGGGCGTTCGGGAAGATCGTCCCCGTACTGGAAGGTTGGACCCACCATGACCGACACAACTGGTAA
- a CDS encoding cold-shock protein, producing the protein MPTGKVKWFNSEKGFGFLSRDDGGDVFVHSSVLPDGVDALKPGQRVEFGVVAGQRGDQALSVVILDPTPSVAAAQRRKPDELASIVQDLTTLLENITPMLERGRYPDKAAGKKIGGLLRAVADQLDV; encoded by the coding sequence TTGCCGACTGGCAAGGTCAAATGGTTCAACAGCGAGAAGGGCTTCGGCTTCCTCTCCCGCGATGACGGCGGCGACGTCTTCGTGCACTCCTCCGTGCTTCCCGACGGTGTCGACGCACTCAAGCCCGGCCAGCGCGTCGAATTCGGTGTCGTCGCAGGTCAGCGGGGAGATCAGGCACTGTCGGTGGTGATCTTGGACCCGACCCCGTCCGTCGCGGCCGCCCAGCGCCGCAAGCCGGACGAGCTCGCGTCCATCGTGCAGGACCTGACCACCCTGCTGGAGAACATCACGCCGATGCTGGAGCGCGGCCGCTACCCCGACAAGGCGGCAGGCAAGAAGATCGGCGGCCTGCTGCGCGCGGTCGCCGACCAGCTCGACGTGTGA